A part of Paenibacillus sp. sptzw28 genomic DNA contains:
- a CDS encoding cell wall metabolism sensor histidine kinase WalK — MSIRKKLLLSYIAMIVIPIVVFVLTAILIASLYFHNAISSPINRLLGDFKNVKEFRQSIENSSEWISGLIFFAKHEPQRLADSAFLNGAEQELNPLKLGLIITKGGHISYISTDLTSKAKEAGAKDILEKVETAPISDYRDNQVDIDEVSYTLRKQPFQFTDGSAGVLYILEEDQLSDLFRVVFLSIVLFLVCVIGLTNGILTLLVSRSFIKPLFALKRAAEHIKEGDLGHELRITRRDEIGQLGAAFEEMRVRLKDSIHVQLKVEENRKELLSNISHDLKTPITAIAACAEGMRDGIADTPEKQQKYIEMIYSKATHMDSLIDELFLFSKLDLKRLPFHFEQTDMDAYLRSVAEELRLHPQYSDISVYYEHPIGGPALVMTDREKLGRVITNIVNNSMKHMDKSKKEIRIVLQESAGRQEVTVKIEDNGRGIESAGLPYIFDRFYRAELSRNTDTGGSGLGLAIVKQIVEEHGGRTWAESVPGEGTAIYFTLKTPQGFKGERHEKDIDH, encoded by the coding sequence ATGTCGATCCGCAAGAAATTATTGCTGTCTTACATCGCAATGATTGTCATACCCATTGTCGTATTTGTGCTGACAGCTATTCTGATAGCTTCGCTTTATTTTCATAATGCCATTTCAAGCCCGATCAACAGGCTTCTTGGCGATTTTAAGAACGTCAAGGAATTCCGGCAATCGATCGAAAATAGCTCGGAATGGATCTCCGGGCTTATATTCTTCGCCAAGCATGAGCCTCAGCGGCTTGCCGATTCCGCATTTCTGAACGGGGCTGAGCAAGAGCTGAATCCCCTTAAGCTCGGACTCATTATTACCAAAGGCGGTCATATCAGCTATATCTCAACGGATCTGACCAGCAAGGCCAAGGAAGCCGGTGCAAAGGATATTCTGGAAAAGGTCGAAACCGCTCCGATTAGCGATTACCGGGATAATCAGGTGGACATTGATGAGGTATCTTATACGCTCAGGAAACAGCCGTTTCAATTCACTGACGGCAGCGCCGGCGTACTGTATATTTTGGAGGAAGACCAGCTGTCGGACTTATTCCGTGTCGTGTTCCTGTCCATCGTCCTGTTCTTGGTATGTGTGATTGGCCTGACTAACGGGATCCTGACTCTTCTCGTTTCACGCAGCTTCATTAAACCGCTCTTTGCTCTGAAACGGGCGGCGGAGCATATTAAGGAAGGCGACCTCGGTCATGAGCTGCGGATTACGCGGAGGGACGAGATCGGTCAGCTGGGCGCTGCATTTGAAGAAATGAGAGTGCGTCTCAAGGATTCCATCCATGTGCAGCTGAAGGTCGAGGAAAACCGCAAGGAGCTTCTCTCGAACATTTCGCATGATCTCAAGACGCCTATCACCGCAATCGCGGCATGCGCGGAGGGGATGCGCGACGGTATTGCCGACACCCCGGAGAAGCAGCAGAAATATATTGAGATGATTTATTCGAAAGCCACTCATATGGATAGTTTGATTGATGAATTGTTCTTATTCTCCAAGCTCGATTTGAAACGGCTGCCGTTTCACTTCGAACAGACGGATATGGATGCATACTTGCGTTCGGTCGCGGAGGAGCTGCGGCTGCATCCTCAATATTCGGATATCTCCGTCTATTACGAGCATCCTATCGGCGGACCTGCTTTGGTGATGACTGACCGCGAGAAGCTCGGAAGAGTCATTACCAATATCGTAAACAATAGTATGAAGCACATGGATAAAAGCAAGAAGGAAATTCGTATCGTGCTGCAGGAGAGTGCCGGAAGGCAGGAAGTAACGGTGAAAATAGAAGACAACGGACGCGGAATCGAGTCTGCTGGCTTACCTTATATATTTGACCGGTTTTACAGAGCGGAGCTGTCGCGAAATACGGATACCGGAGGCAGCGGGCTTGGCCTCGCCATCGTTAAGCAGATCGTGGAGGAGCATGGCGGGAGGACGTGGGCGGAGAGCGTACCGGGCGAAGGAACGGCGATTTATTTTACGTTAAAGACTCCGCAAGGGTTCAAGGGGGAGCGTCATGAAAAAGATATTGATCATTGA
- a CDS encoding thioesterase family protein, whose amino-acid sequence MEAQLELIVRSTEIDVNGHVNNAKYLEYLEWGREEWYERAGFHYDTFLQMGIQTVTVNININYRKECRQGDHLKVTTVSSKAGRSSYVLEQRIVNNHGELCADAMVTCVTMDDKSRKSRELPSGLRALFPEQ is encoded by the coding sequence ATGGAAGCGCAGCTTGAACTTATCGTTCGTTCCACGGAGATCGATGTGAACGGCCATGTGAATAATGCCAAATATCTGGAATATCTCGAATGGGGAAGAGAAGAATGGTACGAGCGAGCCGGATTCCATTATGATACTTTCCTGCAGATGGGGATTCAGACGGTGACCGTCAATATCAACATCAATTACCGCAAAGAATGCAGGCAGGGCGATCACTTAAAGGTAACCACCGTTTCCAGCAAAGCCGGCCGTTCCAGCTATGTGCTGGAGCAGCGAATCGTTAATAATCACGGTGAACTGTGCGCCGACGCCATGGTTACATGTGTGACGATGGATGACAAGTCGCGTAAGAGCCGGGAGCTGCCCAGCGGGCTGCGGGCGTTATTTCCGGAGCAATAG
- a CDS encoding response regulator transcription factor — MKKILIIEDDSVISEVQKDYLEASGYAVEVAASGDAGLQKAMNEPVDLIILDLMLPGVDGYEICKKVRQEKNIPILMVSAKREEIDKIRGFGLGADDFIIKPFSVGELVARVKAHLARFERLTAGTGQQPNPKDQIRIRGLFIDKLPRKVFIDDEEATLTTKEYDLLLYLATNPNRVFAKEELFERIWGLDSLGDLPTVTVHISKLREKIEQNPSKPQFIETVWGVGYRFNM, encoded by the coding sequence ATGAAAAAGATATTGATCATTGAGGACGATTCGGTTATTTCCGAAGTCCAGAAGGATTATCTGGAAGCAAGCGGGTATGCGGTCGAAGTTGCGGCAAGCGGCGATGCCGGACTGCAGAAAGCGATGAATGAGCCCGTTGATCTCATCATTCTCGATCTGATGCTTCCGGGCGTCGACGGGTACGAAATTTGCAAAAAGGTCCGCCAAGAGAAGAATATTCCGATCTTAATGGTCTCCGCCAAACGCGAGGAGATCGACAAAATAAGGGGATTCGGGCTCGGCGCAGACGATTTCATCATAAAGCCATTCAGTGTCGGGGAGCTTGTAGCGAGGGTAAAAGCTCATTTGGCCCGGTTTGAACGGCTGACCGCAGGCACCGGCCAGCAGCCTAATCCTAAGGATCAGATCCGCATTCGCGGCTTATTTATCGATAAGCTGCCCAGGAAAGTGTTCATTGACGACGAAGAAGCGACGCTTACGACGAAAGAATACGATCTGCTGCTGTATTTGGCGACCAATCCGAACCGGGTATTCGCCAAAGAAGAGCTCTTTGAACGAATATGGGGTCTCGATTCGCTCGGGGACCTTCCTACCGTTACGGTTCATATCAGCAAGCTGCGGGAGAAGATCGAACAGAACCCGTCGAAGCCGCAGTTTATCGAGACGGTATGGGGAGTCGGCTACCGGTTTAATATGTAA